One part of the Mariniblastus fucicola genome encodes these proteins:
- a CDS encoding IS5 family transposase, which translates to MSIEYPSSLSDDQWRLLRRLIPPAKLRGRKRIDRRQIVDAILYWCRTGCQWRLLPDCFPNWNTVYGVYRAWRIDGTWQRIHDRLREKVRRKEGRKPTPTAAIIDSQSIRSAEGGELRGYDAAKRITGRKRHILVDTLGLVMVVVVHSADLQDYEGAHLVLENIRQKFRRLRVIFADSIYGRADLPEFLKQWYRVILQTVKRPVEAEGFVVLPKRWIVERTFAWLGKFRRLSKDYERLTQNSETVIRIAMIQFMLNRLEK; encoded by the coding sequence ATGAGTATTGAGTATCCCAGCAGTCTCAGTGATGATCAATGGCGATTGCTTCGTCGTCTGATTCCGCCAGCAAAACTTCGCGGCCGCAAACGAATCGATCGGCGTCAAATTGTCGATGCGATATTGTATTGGTGTCGAACGGGCTGCCAGTGGCGGTTGCTTCCGGACTGCTTTCCGAATTGGAACACGGTTTATGGAGTTTATCGAGCTTGGCGTATTGATGGGACATGGCAACGCATTCACGATCGTCTTCGCGAAAAGGTACGCCGCAAAGAAGGCAGGAAGCCAACGCCAACAGCAGCCATCATTGATTCGCAAAGCATTCGCAGTGCTGAAGGAGGAGAATTACGCGGGTATGACGCGGCGAAACGAATTACCGGACGAAAGCGTCACATCCTGGTGGATACGTTGGGGCTTGTGATGGTCGTTGTTGTCCACTCGGCCGATCTACAAGACTACGAAGGTGCACATCTTGTTCTTGAAAACATCAGACAGAAGTTTCGTCGGCTTCGAGTCATCTTCGCGGACTCGATTTACGGGCGGGCTGATTTGCCGGAGTTCCTGAAGCAATGGTATCGTGTCATCTTGCAAACCGTTAAGCGTCCGGTCGAAGCCGAAGGGTTCGTTGTCTTACCCAAGCGATGGATCGTTGAACGGACTTTCGCATGGCTTGGAAAATTCAGAAGGCTCTCAAAGGACTATGAAAGACTGACTCAAAACAGCGAAACTGTCATACGAATCGCAATGATTCAATTCATGCTAAACAGGCTGGAAAAATAA
- a CDS encoding beta strand repeat-containing protein codes for MAAEKFEIVCPACVSYSVFVGMPGKLFRRQAWVTQTHFTPQSILCIKWDYKMKVHNWLNTRSAKFAVASGVAAIVFAVFGTSASAQTWNNAGGDQLWFNGSNWVGGAAPTGATDDAIVGAPSPVTLDGNVDLNSLTVAADGVVDTNFSINLDFGGTAATTLNNAGTINMSNNSDLQFQNNVFNSGNININATTANTDIEIDTLGATLDGGGTITLSGSNAGINGLDDSTLTVVDQTIQGEGNIGHNSIGLVNQANGLIDANVSGQILELDANASGLVNSGTLQASNSGVLRILGSAVDNSGGQVIAQDGSEVRLHSSSFVGGTLESAGSGQLTIDVSTNVGLEDLTVNGSLVAENNSDTEITGTITNTGSILVAATTANTDIEVQAGGATLTGGGSVTLSGTNAGINGTGTLTVGDHTIEGQGSIGHNVIGLVNSSAGLIDANVASQTLNIDTNVDGVVNDGVMQASNEGRLRFSGSTVYNVGGLIEAKEDSVVAFSYSTITGGVLNSVGTGEMEVEVSSDVRFESLTNNGTIVSLNNSDTELLGTIVNTGMMESRATTADTDYEIKTGDVTLTGGGVVKLSGNNAGINGDTGSVLTIGDQTIEGEGSIGHNVIGLVNSASGLVDANVSGGVLNIDSDQVNDFLNEGTLRASDGGILRISGTDMANSNVIESLDGSRVEINNSSITGGTLRSVGTGTVDILTSTNSLLENVTIEGNMRSFNNSDTEILGTITNTGTMEVLATTAPTSIEVQTGDATLTGGGTVTLSGSNARMDGLSGTVLTIGDQTVEGQGSIGVNTMGVINSAAGLVDANVSGQTLNIDADSTNAFTNNGMLQASNGGTLRFTSTELTNNSIVEAGDGSKVELTGSDVVGGTLRSIGSGTIDVLTSSNVRLENLTTEGRFRSFNNSDTEVAGTINNTGTMEVLATTAATDIEVQTGGATFTGGGTVRLSGTNARINGATGATLDIASQIVIGEGNVGSNVLDIVNAMGGTIEADAGVLTIDPVGTSVNVFSNDGTLRASGGGKLDSVHSLVNNGTIDTDAGSEVEALSLVSNAGSLLTGNGFIDVENGSIVVNGVVAPGSSAGNLTLMDDTIFGSTAVLETELESNSLFDLLSVQGELLLDGALAVDLLVGFNPLMTDTFAIATATDGIMGEFANVADGGMLLTTGGEGSFMVSYTSSSVVLSNFSPSAVPEPSAALCLVGLGLGVVVRRRRKA; via the coding sequence ATGGCCGCAGAAAAATTTGAAATCGTTTGTCCCGCTTGTGTCAGTTATTCCGTCTTCGTTGGCATGCCCGGAAAACTTTTCCGCCGGCAGGCGTGGGTGACGCAGACGCATTTTACGCCTCAGTCGATTCTCTGCATCAAATGGGATTACAAAATGAAAGTTCACAACTGGTTGAACACGCGCAGTGCAAAATTCGCTGTGGCGTCGGGCGTCGCAGCCATTGTCTTTGCTGTGTTTGGAACCTCCGCTAGCGCTCAGACCTGGAACAACGCGGGAGGCGACCAACTTTGGTTCAACGGAAGCAACTGGGTCGGAGGAGCTGCTCCGACTGGCGCCACCGACGATGCCATCGTGGGTGCACCGTCTCCGGTGACGCTTGACGGAAACGTTGACCTCAACTCGCTGACCGTCGCCGCGGACGGCGTCGTCGATACCAACTTCAGCATCAATCTTGACTTTGGTGGTACGGCAGCGACGACGCTCAACAATGCCGGCACGATCAACATGTCGAACAATTCAGATCTCCAATTTCAGAACAACGTATTCAACAGCGGCAACATCAACATCAATGCGACGACCGCCAATACGGACATCGAAATTGATACGCTTGGCGCGACGCTTGACGGCGGCGGAACGATCACGCTCAGCGGCAGCAACGCGGGCATCAACGGCCTCGACGATTCCACTCTGACCGTGGTCGACCAAACGATTCAGGGCGAAGGCAACATTGGTCACAATTCGATCGGACTTGTCAATCAAGCCAATGGATTGATCGACGCAAACGTCAGTGGTCAAATTCTGGAACTTGACGCCAACGCATCTGGCCTGGTCAATTCCGGAACTCTACAGGCAAGCAACAGCGGCGTGCTTCGTATTCTTGGCTCAGCAGTCGACAACTCCGGCGGACAGGTAATCGCTCAGGATGGTTCGGAAGTCCGATTGCATAGTTCTTCCTTCGTGGGAGGCACGCTGGAGTCAGCCGGCTCGGGACAGTTGACGATCGACGTATCAACGAACGTCGGGCTTGAGGACCTCACAGTCAACGGCTCATTGGTCGCCGAAAACAACTCGGACACTGAAATCACGGGCACGATCACCAACACCGGATCGATTCTGGTTGCAGCCACAACGGCAAACACCGACATCGAAGTCCAGGCCGGAGGAGCAACTCTGACCGGAGGTGGATCGGTGACTCTTAGCGGAACAAACGCAGGCATCAACGGCACGGGCACGTTGACCGTCGGCGACCACACGATCGAAGGCCAGGGTTCGATTGGCCACAACGTAATCGGGCTGGTCAATTCTTCTGCCGGACTTATCGATGCCAATGTCGCCTCGCAAACATTGAACATTGATACCAACGTGGACGGCGTTGTTAACGACGGCGTTATGCAAGCTTCCAACGAAGGCAGGCTTCGCTTTAGCGGATCAACTGTCTACAACGTCGGTGGACTGATCGAGGCAAAAGAAGATTCGGTGGTAGCCTTCAGTTACTCGACGATCACCGGAGGAGTCCTCAACTCGGTCGGAACCGGCGAGATGGAAGTTGAAGTCAGCAGCGACGTGAGGTTTGAAAGCCTGACCAACAACGGGACGATCGTTTCTCTGAACAATAGCGACACGGAGTTGCTGGGCACGATCGTCAACACGGGAATGATGGAATCGCGGGCCACAACGGCGGACACGGACTACGAAATCAAAACCGGCGATGTGACTTTGACAGGCGGCGGAGTCGTCAAACTTTCGGGCAACAACGCGGGCATCAATGGAGACACCGGATCGGTGCTGACGATCGGAGATCAAACCATCGAAGGCGAAGGTTCGATCGGGCATAACGTCATCGGTTTGGTGAACTCGGCCAGCGGATTGGTCGACGCCAACGTTAGCGGCGGGGTTCTGAACATCGACAGCGATCAAGTCAACGACTTTCTTAACGAGGGCACTTTGCGAGCCTCCGACGGAGGGATTCTTCGAATCTCTGGCACGGACATGGCCAACAGCAATGTGATCGAGTCACTGGATGGTTCGCGCGTCGAAATCAACAACTCGTCGATCACTGGTGGCACGTTGCGTTCCGTGGGCACCGGAACCGTTGACATTTTGACCAGCACCAATTCGCTGCTGGAAAACGTGACGATCGAAGGAAACATGCGTTCGTTCAACAACAGTGACACGGAAATTCTGGGGACGATCACCAACACCGGAACGATGGAAGTCCTGGCGACTACGGCCCCTACCAGCATCGAAGTCCAAACCGGTGACGCCACATTGACTGGCGGAGGCACCGTTACGCTTTCCGGATCCAATGCCAGGATGGACGGGCTCTCCGGGACCGTGCTGACCATCGGAGACCAGACCGTCGAAGGTCAAGGCTCGATCGGTGTGAATACGATGGGCGTTATCAATTCCGCCGCTGGACTGGTCGACGCCAACGTGAGTGGCCAGACACTCAACATCGATGCGGATTCAACGAACGCATTCACGAACAACGGGATGCTGCAGGCCTCCAATGGCGGAACGCTTCGATTCACATCAACTGAACTGACCAACAATAGCATCGTTGAGGCTGGCGATGGATCGAAAGTCGAACTTACGGGGTCAGATGTCGTCGGCGGTACGCTTCGATCAATCGGCAGCGGAACGATTGACGTGCTCACAAGCTCGAACGTTCGTCTTGAAAACCTGACGACCGAAGGACGCTTTCGCTCTTTCAACAATAGTGACACGGAAGTTGCCGGCACGATCAACAACACGGGGACGATGGAAGTCCTGGCAACAACCGCGGCAACGGACATCGAAGTCCAAACGGGCGGGGCGACGTTCACTGGCGGCGGTACGGTGCGATTGTCCGGGACCAATGCGAGAATTAACGGAGCCACAGGCGCGACGCTCGACATCGCCAGCCAGATCGTGATCGGGGAAGGCAACGTTGGCAGCAACGTGCTGGACATCGTGAACGCAATGGGCGGGACGATCGAGGCCGACGCTGGCGTTCTGACGATCGACCCGGTTGGCACCAGTGTCAATGTTTTCAGTAACGACGGCACGCTTCGAGCCAGCGGTGGCGGCAAACTTGATTCGGTGCATTCACTGGTTAACAATGGCACGATCGACACCGATGCCGGAAGCGAAGTCGAAGCCCTATCGCTTGTAAGCAATGCGGGCAGTCTGCTTACGGGAAATGGCTTCATCGATGTTGAAAACGGATCCATCGTCGTCAATGGAGTCGTGGCTCCCGGCAGTTCTGCAGGAAACCTGACGCTGATGGACGACACGATTTTCGGATCGACGGCTGTGTTGGAAACGGAACTCGAAAGCAATTCTCTCTTCGACTTGCTGTCGGTTCAGGGCGAGCTTTTGCTCGACGGAGCCCTCGCGGTGGATTTGCTGGTCGGGTTCAATCCACTGATGACGGATACGTTTGCGATCGCAACGGCCACCGACGGAATCATGGGCGAGTTTGCGAACGTCGCCGACGGAGGCATGTTGCTGACCACGGGCGGCGAAGGCTCGTTTATGGTGAGCTACACGTCGAGCTCAGTCGTGCTTTCGAACTTCAGCCCCAGCGCGGTTCCAGAGCCAAGTGCGGCTTTGTGTTTGGTCGGACTTGGTTTGGGTGTCGTCGTTCGACGCAGAAGAAAAGCTTAA
- a CDS encoding alpha/beta hydrolase family protein, translating into MKRYALSTVAIVCLLAANLMAQDATTTTWSGTLDANGTELRLEFDVTEGGEKPTAKLRSLDQNNAMFDAKFEQSGDSFSFAIMQLGAKFDGKLDEAKETISGTFEQAGQKFPLTLTKGETNAAVVETLKEAWVGKLNMGIMNPVMQFRVMESSADDPKCYFDSITEGATGFAGTWKIADGKISFKIPPIKLTYEGELNEAGDEATGVWNQGGRELPMTIKRQPTEYDSENVWENRPQRPKGPFPYNTKIVKFENEQHNLTLAGTLTIPKTPGKHPAVILISGSGPQDRDETLMEHKPFLVLADYLSRRGIAVLRYDDRGFGSSTGKFKGATTQDFATDASAAVDFLKAHDRIDANQIGLAGHSEGGLIAPIVCELRDDVAFVVLMAATGVDGKTIINSQTEAMLRVEMTEPEQQAEMEIGIELNRILVARAVEGTLDYEDPELKEQVDALLDRLPEEESKLAKEVIGSTIESAKKRLAGKWMKNFIEYDPRPALAKIKCPVLAIIGSKDLQVLPDLNMPEIEKALREGGNDNFKMVTIEGLNHLFQKCETGSMNEYITIQETWNPEALKQIGDWIESHVTLVE; encoded by the coding sequence ATGAAACGATACGCTCTATCAACGGTGGCCATAGTCTGCCTGTTGGCCGCAAATTTGATGGCACAGGACGCAACGACGACGACGTGGTCTGGAACACTCGATGCCAACGGGACGGAGCTTCGTCTGGAATTCGACGTCACCGAAGGTGGCGAAAAACCGACGGCGAAACTTCGCAGCCTTGATCAGAACAATGCGATGTTTGATGCGAAGTTTGAACAATCCGGCGATTCGTTTTCTTTCGCGATTATGCAGCTCGGCGCCAAGTTCGACGGCAAACTTGATGAAGCGAAGGAAACGATCTCGGGCACGTTCGAACAGGCCGGGCAGAAGTTTCCTTTAACGTTGACCAAAGGCGAAACCAATGCTGCCGTGGTTGAAACGCTGAAGGAAGCGTGGGTCGGCAAGCTGAACATGGGCATCATGAATCCTGTGATGCAGTTCCGAGTCATGGAAAGTTCTGCAGACGATCCGAAATGTTACTTTGACAGCATCACCGAGGGCGCGACCGGATTCGCGGGAACGTGGAAGATCGCGGACGGCAAAATCTCATTTAAAATCCCGCCGATCAAGCTGACGTACGAAGGCGAACTGAACGAGGCCGGCGATGAAGCGACCGGGGTCTGGAATCAGGGCGGACGCGAACTGCCGATGACGATTAAACGTCAGCCGACGGAATACGACAGCGAAAACGTTTGGGAGAATCGACCGCAGCGACCGAAGGGGCCGTTTCCGTACAACACGAAAATTGTCAAGTTTGAAAACGAGCAGCACAATCTGACTCTCGCTGGAACGCTAACCATTCCCAAAACGCCTGGCAAACATCCGGCCGTGATTCTGATCAGCGGATCGGGCCCGCAGGATCGCGACGAGACCTTGATGGAGCACAAACCGTTTCTGGTTTTGGCGGACTACCTTTCCCGGCGCGGAATCGCCGTGTTGCGTTACGACGATCGCGGGTTTGGAAGTTCGACGGGTAAGTTCAAAGGTGCCACGACGCAGGACTTTGCGACCGATGCTTCGGCGGCAGTCGATTTCCTCAAGGCTCATGATCGCATCGATGCGAATCAAATTGGCCTGGCGGGACACAGTGAAGGCGGCTTGATCGCGCCCATCGTTTGCGAGTTGCGTGACGATGTTGCGTTCGTCGTCTTGATGGCCGCGACCGGTGTCGACGGGAAAACGATCATCAACTCACAAACCGAGGCGATGCTGCGTGTCGAAATGACGGAACCGGAGCAGCAGGCTGAGATGGAGATTGGCATTGAGCTGAATCGCATCCTGGTTGCGCGGGCGGTCGAAGGCACGTTGGACTATGAGGATCCTGAACTGAAAGAGCAAGTTGACGCATTGCTCGACAGGTTGCCTGAGGAAGAAAGCAAACTGGCGAAAGAGGTGATTGGTTCGACCATCGAGTCTGCCAAGAAGCGGCTTGCGGGTAAATGGATGAAGAACTTCATTGAGTACGATCCACGCCCGGCGCTTGCAAAGATCAAGTGCCCGGTCCTGGCCATCATTGGGTCAAAGGATCTCCAGGTGTTACCCGATCTGAATATGCCTGAGATTGAAAAGGCACTTCGCGAGGGCGGCAATGATAATTTTAAAATGGTGACAATCGAGGGCCTTAATCATCTGTTTCAAAAGTGTGAGACGGGTTCGATGAACGAGTACATCACGATTCAGGAAACCTGGAACCCGGAGGCGTTGAAACAAATCGGCGATTGGATTGAGTCGCACGTGACGCTGGTCGAGTAG
- a CDS encoding bifunctional helix-turn-helix transcriptional regulator/GNAT family N-acetyltransferase — MSRSEIKKTINEIRKHSRQFARELDVIKGVYLGTGYTLTQCHVMFELSSRGSMGLMQLAEVLLLDKSNTSRTVKQLVQKGVLKSRTSPTDSRQKSFSLTAKGKKALAQVIDLADVQVESAIDLLSSEEQATVIEGLKLYSNALRTSRIQSEFPIRKIKKADNPQIARVIRSVMTEFGAVGEGYSINDAEVDTMFGSYRGQGTCYYVVVKDEKVVGGAGIGPLQGGDGDVCELRKMFFMPEARGCGLGSKLLRLLLDEARRRGYRKCYLETLDRMEAAKLLYERFGFKPLKRAMGNTGHCSCDCWYLLDL, encoded by the coding sequence ATGAGTCGTTCCGAGATCAAGAAGACCATTAACGAGATCCGCAAGCACTCGCGACAGTTTGCCCGTGAGCTGGATGTGATCAAGGGCGTGTACCTTGGCACCGGATACACGCTGACTCAGTGCCACGTCATGTTTGAGCTTTCGTCGCGCGGATCGATGGGCCTGATGCAGTTGGCCGAAGTGTTGTTGCTGGACAAATCGAACACCAGTCGCACCGTCAAACAGCTGGTGCAGAAGGGGGTGTTGAAATCGCGGACTTCTCCGACGGACAGCAGGCAGAAAAGTTTTAGCTTGACTGCGAAAGGCAAGAAGGCACTGGCACAGGTGATCGATCTGGCCGACGTTCAGGTTGAGTCGGCCATCGACTTGCTTTCCAGCGAAGAGCAGGCGACGGTTATCGAAGGCTTGAAGCTGTATAGCAACGCGCTTCGGACCAGTCGCATTCAGTCCGAGTTTCCGATTCGCAAAATCAAGAAAGCGGACAACCCACAGATCGCCCGAGTCATCCGCAGCGTGATGACGGAGTTCGGTGCGGTGGGAGAGGGTTACTCGATCAACGACGCCGAAGTCGACACAATGTTCGGCAGCTACCGCGGCCAGGGGACGTGCTACTATGTCGTCGTTAAAGATGAAAAGGTTGTCGGCGGTGCGGGCATCGGGCCGTTGCAGGGCGGCGATGGGGATGTTTGCGAGCTACGCAAAATGTTCTTTATGCCTGAGGCTCGCGGCTGCGGTTTGGGCAGTAAGCTGTTGCGTTTGCTGTTGGACGAGGCTCGGCGACGTGGTTACCGAAAGTGCTATTTGGAAACGCTGGACCGGATGGAGGCGGCGAAATTGCTTTACGAACGCTTCGGGTTTAAGCCTTTGAAACGGGCGATGGGAAACACCGGCCATTGCAGTTGCGACTGTTGGTATCTGCTGGATTTGTAG
- a CDS encoding DUF6714 family protein — MFNIDAEFIEKLKDDDYDLWTISQWKNWLQLMSQMRDTKNRINDAFSDVRLGDGIGIYEANGLDDYADDTELTRLRQLDERNDWRKLDLDLLNSYYSTPSFFDAHGFVFHLPAFLLAELNDKHDFGFIDRIIEKRPPRNCWIDLLTPQQANALVIVLSLVRQHPDYYNDAKKFDHAIERFAGIAHANGR; from the coding sequence ATGTTCAACATCGACGCCGAGTTCATCGAGAAGCTTAAGGACGACGACTACGACCTGTGGACGATTTCCCAGTGGAAGAACTGGCTTCAATTGATGTCACAAATGCGGGACACAAAGAACCGCATTAACGATGCTTTTAGCGATGTGAGACTTGGCGATGGCATTGGCATCTACGAAGCGAATGGATTGGACGACTACGCCGACGACACTGAACTCACTCGCCTACGTCAACTCGACGAGCGAAATGATTGGCGAAAACTTGATCTTGACTTGTTGAACAGCTATTACTCCACGCCTTCGTTTTTTGACGCTCATGGGTTCGTTTTCCACCTCCCTGCGTTCCTGCTCGCCGAACTAAATGACAAGCACGATTTCGGATTCATTGACCGAATCATTGAAAAACGTCCGCCACGAAACTGCTGGATAGATTTGTTAACACCACAACAGGCAAATGCGCTTGTGATCGTGTTGTCATTGGTCAGACAACATCCTGACTACTACAATGACGCGAAGAAGTTCGACCACGCAATCGAACGATTCGCCGGGATTGCACACGCAAACGGCAGATAA
- a CDS encoding transglutaminase domain-containing protein, producing MWMHATCLLEFDVPVPTPFLFMLRPRSGSQQWIGREQYVLTPSTPAVEFTDPFGNLCQRLVAPAGRFSVHTSVDVDAAEDSDTDPGAHFVEVKQLPDDTLPFLLPSRYCESDRFSEMAASIATGCAPGYDQCTAIVDYIRRTTQYAPGAGQQIISACEVNERRHAVCRDLAHLGIACCRALSIPARMVVGYFEKLQPMDLHAWFEAYVGGRWYTFDPTQDDLQGGRVAIAYGRDAADVAIYTQFGDPVTILRMDVTVERMAAPSY from the coding sequence ATGTGGATGCATGCAACCTGTTTACTTGAGTTCGACGTTCCGGTTCCAACTCCATTCCTGTTCATGCTGCGACCGCGCAGCGGGTCGCAGCAGTGGATCGGCCGCGAACAGTACGTTCTGACGCCCAGTACACCGGCGGTCGAATTCACCGACCCGTTTGGCAATCTTTGTCAGCGGTTGGTCGCGCCAGCCGGAAGATTCTCCGTCCACACGTCGGTCGATGTCGACGCCGCCGAAGACTCCGATACTGACCCTGGGGCTCACTTTGTTGAGGTGAAGCAGTTGCCTGACGACACGCTTCCGTTTCTGCTGCCAAGCCGGTACTGCGAATCGGATCGGTTCAGCGAGATGGCGGCTTCCATCGCCACGGGTTGTGCCCCTGGGTACGACCAATGCACTGCAATCGTCGACTACATTCGCCGAACGACACAATACGCACCCGGGGCGGGACAGCAGATTATCAGTGCGTGCGAGGTCAATGAGAGGCGTCATGCTGTTTGCCGAGATCTGGCGCATTTAGGCATTGCGTGTTGTCGTGCGCTTTCGATTCCGGCGCGCATGGTCGTGGGGTATTTCGAGAAGCTGCAACCGATGGATTTGCATGCGTGGTTCGAGGCCTACGTCGGAGGGCGGTGGTACACGTTTGACCCAACACAAGACGACCTGCAAGGAGGACGTGTGGCGATCGCCTACGGTCGGGATGCGGCTGATGTCGCAATCTACACGCAGTTCGGCGACCCTGTGACGATACTTCGCATGGACGTCACAGTCGAGCGAATGGCTGCACCTTCTTACTGA
- a CDS encoding DUF5343 domain-containing protein: protein MRLLGYSILIATAPSVYGLNANGAVAIFSTQSNFKTPSKKRTPKKPTKKKATAHTAPPKFPYTKVPNALRKFLKQVPERPKPPKVNNDLLAAWELGGSNSNSIIRVLKEIGLLDSSNQPTEIYDAFMQPNVGPAVLGEQVKTTYAKFFASTHEPYNDDVELKRLFNIHSGGSDSTLRDQIHTFKVLCEFATFDGVPSTESDSGQPAVAELNAQSRTANNSSATSTAAMHIDLHIHLPENKTTREYEAIIQDIARYIYRHEDLRDGQ from the coding sequence CTGAGACTGCTGGGATACTCAATACTCATCGCTACGGCTCCTTCCGTTTACGGTTTAAATGCAAACGGGGCTGTAGCGATTTTTTCAACTCAGAGCAATTTCAAAACACCTTCTAAGAAACGAACACCAAAGAAACCAACAAAGAAAAAGGCAACTGCGCACACTGCACCGCCGAAATTCCCGTACACCAAGGTTCCTAATGCCTTGCGAAAATTCCTCAAGCAGGTTCCTGAGCGCCCTAAGCCACCCAAGGTAAACAATGACCTTCTCGCTGCGTGGGAACTGGGAGGCAGTAACTCGAATTCGATTATTCGAGTGTTGAAGGAAATCGGCTTGCTCGATTCCTCAAACCAACCAACTGAAATATACGATGCCTTCATGCAGCCCAATGTTGGCCCAGCAGTACTCGGCGAGCAGGTCAAAACAACCTACGCAAAGTTTTTTGCATCGACTCATGAACCATACAATGACGATGTCGAGTTAAAGCGTCTTTTCAATATCCATTCTGGCGGCAGCGATAGCACCCTTAGAGATCAAATCCATACATTCAAAGTGCTTTGTGAATTTGCAACTTTTGATGGTGTTCCTTCAACGGAATCCGATTCTGGTCAACCCGCCGTGGCAGAACTGAATGCTCAATCGAGAACAGCCAACAACTCTTCAGCGACGTCCACGGCAGCAATGCACATTGATCTGCACATACACCTACCAGAAAACAAAACAACAAGGGAATACGAGGCAATCATTCAAGACATCGCACGGTACATATATCGTCACGAGGACCTGCGTGATGGACAATAA
- a CDS encoding PD-(D/E)XK nuclease domain-containing protein, whose protein sequence is MDNNWIEQQAEFCAGLTEIRSRYPPHSDNQSGVDAESIVSALNQFQICVRYLNTRRSAGAILNLNSEADVQDAVYLMLRPWIHDLISESPTDRIANRYTIKDFISRQARTVIEIKYVRDASHGRHISKEMHDDIETYRHHPHCRTIIFFVYDPESLIPDNETLRTQIEEPRSYGGQPLRCILIVKP, encoded by the coding sequence ATGGACAATAATTGGATCGAACAGCAGGCCGAGTTTTGTGCTGGATTAACGGAAATTCGAAGCCGCTATCCACCTCACAGTGATAATCAATCCGGTGTTGATGCCGAATCAATTGTCTCGGCGCTAAATCAATTCCAAATATGCGTTCGATATCTGAACACTCGTAGATCAGCGGGCGCAATTTTGAACTTGAATTCCGAGGCAGACGTACAGGACGCTGTTTACCTGATGTTGCGCCCTTGGATTCATGATCTGATTTCCGAGAGCCCAACCGACCGGATCGCTAACCGCTACACAATCAAAGACTTTATTTCTAGACAGGCACGAACTGTAATTGAGATTAAGTATGTTCGGGACGCCAGTCACGGCCGTCATATCTCAAAAGAAATGCACGACGATATAGAAACGTATCGCCACCACCCACATTGCCGGACGATTATTTTCTTTGTTTACGATCCTGAATCGCTCATTCCTGACAACGAGACCTTGCGGACGCAAATTGAGGAGCCGAGGAGCTATGGAGGGCAGCCGTTGCGATGCATACTTATCGTCAAACCTTAG
- a CDS encoding RNA polymerase sigma factor — MKVHSMLSDAEFTSLMDKARSGDSEAAQKLVQLYEPEIRRAARMRLTDSKLRRIVDSIDICQSVFGKFFETAQSPKGIDLKKPEQLLGLLVTMTRNRVVDEHRHQTAQKRNAGDGVVEAAANLLVSDDPGPKTEIEMKDMLAKVRSRFTAEELEIADLRGEGLTWDEVAKRLQVSADSCRKRLERGIERVREEMR, encoded by the coding sequence ATGAAAGTGCACTCGATGCTCAGCGACGCAGAATTCACATCGCTAATGGATAAAGCTCGTTCCGGCGATTCCGAAGCGGCTCAAAAGCTGGTCCAGCTTTATGAACCGGAGATCCGCAGGGCCGCGCGGATGCGTTTGACGGATTCCAAATTGCGTCGCATCGTGGACTCGATCGACATCTGCCAATCGGTGTTCGGCAAGTTCTTTGAGACGGCTCAATCGCCGAAGGGCATTGATTTGAAGAAGCCTGAACAATTGCTCGGGTTGCTGGTCACGATGACTCGAAACCGCGTTGTTGACGAGCATCGCCATCAAACGGCTCAGAAGCGAAATGCTGGCGACGGCGTCGTTGAAGCGGCAGCGAACCTGTTGGTTTCCGACGATCCCGGGCCGAAAACCGAGATTGAAATGAAAGACATGTTGGCCAAAGTCCGTTCCCGGTTTACTGCCGAAGAGCTGGAAATTGCGGACCTCCGCGGCGAAGGGCTAACATGGGACGAGGTCGCGAAACGGCTGCAGGTTTCGGCTGACAGTTGTCGCAAACGGCTCGAACGAGGCATCGAACGCGTTCGTGAAGAGATGAGATAG